A portion of the Vulpes vulpes isolate BD-2025 chromosome 5, VulVul3, whole genome shotgun sequence genome contains these proteins:
- the GPR17 gene encoding uracil nucleotide/cysteinyl leukotriene receptor has translation MNGIEVASSGLTANSSLATAQQCGQETPLENILFASFYLLDFILAFVGNALALWLFIRDHKSGTPANVFLMHLAVADLSCVLVLPTRLVYHFSGNHWPFGEIPCRLTGFLFYLNMYASIYFLTCISADRFLAIVHPVKSLKLRRPLYAHLACAFLWVVVAVAMAPLLVSAQTVQTNHTVVCLQLYREKASHHALVSLAVAFTFPFVTTVTCYLLIIRSLRQGPRVEKRLKSKAVRMIAVVLTIFLVCFVPYHVHRAAYVLHYRGRGTSCATQRVLALGNRITSCLTSLNGALDPVMYFFVAEKFRDALCNLICGKRLSGPPPSFEGKTNESSLSARSEL, from the coding sequence ATGAATGGCATAGAGGTGGCTTCCTCGGGTCTGACTGCTAACTCCTCCCTGGCCACCGCACAGCAATGCGGCCAGGAGACGCCCCTGGAGAACATCCTCTTTGCCTCCTTCTACCTCCTGGACTTCATCCTGGCTTTTGTTGGCAATGCCCTGGCCCTGTGGCTTTTCATCCGGGACCACAAGTCGGGCACCCCTGCCAACGTATTCTTGATGCACCTGGCTGTGGCCGACCTGTCCTGCGTGCTGGTCCTGCCCACCCGCCTCGTCTACCACTTCTCTGGGAACCACTGGCCATTTGGGGAAATCCCGTGCCGGCTCACCGGCTTCCTCTTCTACCTCAACATGTACGCCAGCATCTACTTCCTCACTTGCATCAGCGCTGACCGCTTCCTGGCCATCGTGCACCCCGTCAAGTCCCTCAAGCTCCGCAGGCCCCTCTACGCACACCTGGCCTGTGCCTTCCTCTGGGTGGTGGTGGCCGTGGCCATGGCCCCGCTGCTGGTGAGCGCACAGACGGTGCAGACCAACCACACGGTCGTCTGCCTGCAGCTGTACCGGGAGAAGGCCTCCCACCACGCCCTTGTGTCCCTGGCCGTGGCCTTCACCTTCCCGTTCGTCACCACCGTCACCTGTTACCTGCTGATCATCCGCAGCCTGCGGCAGGGCCCCCGGGTGGAAAAGCGCCTCAAGAGCAAGGCGGTCCGCATGATCGCCGTGGTGCTCACCATCTTCCTGGTGTGCTTCGTGCCCTACCACGTCCACCGCGCCGCCTACGTGCTGCACTACCGCGGCCGCGGCACCTCGTGCGCCACCCAGCGCGTCCTGGCCCTGGGAAACCGCATCACCTCCTGCCTCACCAGCCTCAACGGGGCGCTGGACCCAGTCATGTACTTCTTTGTGGCCGAGAAGTTCCGCGACGCCCTGTGCAACCTGATCTGTGGCAAAAGGCTCTCAGGCCCACCCCCCAGCTTTGAAGGGAAAACCAACGAGAGCTCGCTGAGCGCCAGGTCGGAGCTGTGA